In Bos indicus isolate NIAB-ARS_2022 breed Sahiwal x Tharparkar chromosome 19, NIAB-ARS_B.indTharparkar_mat_pri_1.0, whole genome shotgun sequence, the following proteins share a genomic window:
- the TTLL6 gene encoding tubulin polyglutamylase TTLL6 isoform X2: protein MEMKSYQKINHFPGMSEICRKDLLARNMSRMLKMFPKDFHFFPRTWCLPADWGDLQNYSRSRKNKTYICKPDSGCQGKGIFITRTVKEIKPGEDMICQLYISKPFIIDGFKFDLRIYVLMTSCDPLRIFVYNEGLARFATTSYSHPCTDNLNDICMHLTNYSINKHSANFLQDAHSGSKRKLSTFNTYMESHGYNVAQIWRDIEDVIIKTIISAYPIIKHNYHTCFPHHTLNSACFEILGFDILLDHKLKPWLLEVNHSPSFSTDSWLDKEVKDSLLYDTLVLINLRSCDKKKVLEEERQRGQFLQQCRSRETRKEEVKGFQAVRVEKTEKYEKENCGGFRLIYPSVNSEKYEKFFQDNNSLFQNTVTSRAREVYARQLIQELRLKQEKKSFQMKQKRVDMQGESAGEQARGKSWQSLRQKRQQKCKTTTSQTSKQYLQPLLLVSGTPDLLSSVRHTEKNEADSSLDQEAPKEEADPALCKPSSSRPYSSVPDLRNSSLLSCSRPELSKPISKMKEAKSTSAVNTITSTVSQTGFLPFLPLTPRK, encoded by the exons ATGGAAATGAAAAGTTACCAG AAAATCAATCACTTCCCAGGGATGAGTGAAATCTGCCGCAAGGACTTGCTGGCCAGGAATATGAGCCGCATGTTGAAGATGTTCCCGAAAGATTTCCACTTTTTCCCGAGGACCTGGTGTCTTCCTGCTGA CTGGGGAGATTTGCAGAACTACAGCAGGTCAAGAAAAAATAAGACTTACATCTGTAAGCCGGATTCGGGCTGCCAAGGGAAAGGTATATTCATCACCCGaacagtgaaagaaatcaaaccaggggaGGATATGATCTGTCAGCTCTATATCTCAAAG CCCTTTATCATTGACGGGTTCAAGTTCGATTTACGGATTTATGTGCTCATGACATCCTGTGACCCCCTCAGGATTTTTGTGTACAATGAAGGACTGGCACGCTTCGCCACCACCTCTTACTCCCATCCCTGCACAGACAACCTG AATGATATCTGCATGCACCTGACTAATTATTCCATTAATAAGCACAGTGCCAATTTCCTTCAAGATGCTCACTCTGGCAGCAAGAG GAAGCTCTCCACCTTCAACACGTACATGGAGAGCCATGGCTACAACGTGGCGCAGATCTGGAGAGACATTGAGGACGTTATTATCAAGACGATCATCTCGGCCTACCCCATCATCAAGCATAACTACCACACCTGCTTTCCCCACCACACACTCAACAGCGCCTGCTTTGAAATCCTGGGCTTTGACATTTTGTTAGATCACAAACTCAAGCCCTGGCTGCTGGAG GTAAACCACTCTCCGAGCTTCTCCACTGACTCCTGGTTGGATAAAGAGGTAAAGGATAGTTTGCTGTATGACACTCTGGTCCTGATCAACCTGAGAAGCTGTGACAAAAAGAAGGTCTTGGAGGAGGAAAGACAGCGGGGACAGTTCCTACAGCAGTGTCGTTCTCGGGAGACCAG GAAAGAGGAAGTCAAGGGCTTTCAGGCCGTGCGTGTAGAGAAAACTGagaagtatgaaaaggaaaactgtGGAGGGTTCCGCCTGATTTATCCCAGTGTGAATTCGGAGAAGTATGAGAAGTTTTTCCAGGACAACAACTCCCTCTTCCAGAATACAGTTACCTCCAGGGCTCGGGAGGTCTATGCCCG GCAGCTGATCCAGGAGCTGAGactgaaacaagagaaaaaatccTTCCAAATGAAACAGAAGAGGGTAGACATGCAGGGGGAATCGGCAGGCGAGCAAGCGAGAGGCAAGAGCTGGCAGAGCTTGCGACAGAAACGACAGCAGAAATGCAAGACTACCACCAGCCAGACCTCCAAACAA TATCTCCAGCCATTGCTATTGGTGTCCGGTACACCTGACTTGCTCTCGAGTgtcagacacacagagaaaaatgaagcagataGCAGCCTTGACCAGGAGGCCCCCAAAGAGGAGGCTGATCCAGCACTCTGTAAGCCTTCATCTTCAAGGCCTTACAGCTCTGTACCTGACCTGAGGAATTCAAGCCTTCTCAGCTGCTCCAGGCCAGAGCTCAGTAAACCCATCTCCAAAATGAAGGAAGCCAAGTCTACCTCTGCAGTGAACACGATCACCAGCACTGTG